Proteins found in one Methylophaga thalassica genomic segment:
- the pssA gene encoding CDP-diacylglycerol--serine O-phosphatidyltransferase: MINSEKPQNRGIYLLPNLFTTAGLFAGFYAIVAGIRGDFETAAIAIFIAMIMDGLDGRIARMTNTQSAFGAEYDSLADMVSFGMAPALVIFQWSLNGMGKFGWMVAFIYAACGALRLARFNTQIGTQDKRYFQGLPSPAAAAIIAGWVWAGTSNDFSENMIAIFTIPITFGAAILMVSSMRYHSFKELDLRNRVPFVVMLVLVLIFALVAIDPPTILFSVFLIYGLSGPVFTLLKLRQHRSERAQAKEE; encoded by the coding sequence ATGATTAATAGCGAAAAGCCTCAAAATCGCGGTATCTATTTACTACCGAATTTATTTACAACAGCTGGGCTGTTTGCAGGGTTTTACGCCATTGTCGCAGGCATTCGTGGTGACTTTGAAACAGCGGCTATCGCCATATTTATCGCGATGATCATGGATGGGCTGGATGGTCGTATTGCACGTATGACCAATACCCAAAGTGCTTTTGGCGCGGAGTACGATAGTTTAGCGGATATGGTGTCTTTCGGTATGGCACCGGCATTAGTCATCTTTCAATGGTCGTTGAATGGGATGGGCAAGTTTGGCTGGATGGTAGCGTTTATCTATGCTGCCTGTGGTGCATTAAGACTGGCCAGATTTAATACTCAGATAGGAACACAAGATAAACGTTATTTTCAGGGCCTGCCAAGCCCCGCAGCTGCGGCAATTATCGCAGGTTGGGTATGGGCCGGTACAAGTAATGACTTCAGTGAGAATATGATTGCTATTTTCACCATTCCTATCACCTTTGGTGCAGCTATTCTGATGGTCAGTTCGATGCGTTACCATAGCTTCAAAGAGCTTGATTTAAGAAATAGGGTACCTTTTGTAGTGATGCTGGTACTCGTACTAATTTTTGCACTGGTTGCTATAGACCCACCGACAATCTTATTTAGCGTATTCTTAATTTATGGCTTATCTGGCCCTGTTTTTACTTTGTTGAAGCTGCGCCAGCATCGTTCAGAACGCGCTCAAGCAAAAGAAGAATAA
- the ilvC gene encoding ketol-acid reductoisomerase, with translation MNIYYDKDCDLSIIQGMKVTIVGYGSQGHAHACNLKDSGVDVTVALRAGSSSIAKAQAAGLTVSDNVGEAVKGADLVMILTPDEFQSQLYKQEIEPNLKKGAVLAFAHGFAILYNQILPREDLDVIMIAPKAPGHTVRSEFVKGGGIPDLIAIEQDASGRAKDIALSYASGVGGGRTGIIETTFRDETETDLFGEQAVLCGGAVELVKAGFETLTEAGYAPEMAYFECLHELKLIVDLMYEGGIANMNYSISNNAEYGEYVTGPRVINEESRWAMREALKNIQEGKYAKQFIQEGQTGYPEMTAMRRINAEHPIEQTGAKLRSMMPWIQKIVDKSKN, from the coding sequence TTGAACATTTATTACGATAAAGATTGTGACTTATCAATCATCCAGGGGATGAAAGTCACCATCGTTGGTTATGGTTCACAAGGCCATGCCCACGCATGTAACCTGAAAGATTCAGGTGTTGATGTCACAGTTGCTTTACGTGCCGGTTCTTCATCTATTGCTAAAGCACAAGCTGCTGGTCTGACAGTTTCTGATAACGTCGGTGAAGCAGTGAAAGGTGCTGATCTGGTGATGATTCTGACACCTGATGAGTTCCAATCTCAGCTATACAAACAAGAAATCGAACCTAACCTGAAAAAAGGTGCTGTTTTAGCCTTTGCTCATGGTTTTGCGATTTTATATAACCAAATTCTACCGCGTGAAGATCTTGACGTTATCATGATTGCACCAAAAGCACCTGGTCATACAGTGCGTAGTGAATTTGTGAAAGGCGGTGGTATTCCTGACTTAATCGCTATCGAACAAGATGCTTCAGGCCGTGCAAAAGATATCGCACTGTCATATGCATCTGGTGTTGGTGGTGGCCGCACAGGTATTATCGAAACCACTTTCCGTGATGAAACAGAAACCGATTTATTTGGTGAACAAGCTGTTTTATGCGGTGGTGCCGTTGAATTAGTTAAAGCCGGTTTCGAAACATTAACCGAAGCAGGTTATGCACCTGAAATGGCCTACTTCGAATGTCTGCATGAGTTAAAACTGATTGTCGATCTGATGTATGAAGGTGGTATCGCCAATATGAATTATTCAATCTCGAATAATGCCGAATATGGTGAATACGTAACCGGTCCTCGTGTTATCAACGAAGAAAGTCGTTGGGCAATGCGTGAAGCACTGAAGAATATTCAGGAAGGCAAATACGCTAAACAATTCATTCAGGAAGGCCAGACGGGTTATCCTGAAATGACAGCAATGCGTCGTATCAATGCTGAGCATCCAATTGAACAAACTGGTGCAAAATTGCGTTCTATGATGCCTTGGATTCAAAAAATTGTTGATAAGTCTAAAAACTAA